Proteins from one Scyliorhinus canicula chromosome 6, sScyCan1.1, whole genome shotgun sequence genomic window:
- the LOC119967936 gene encoding uncharacterized protein LOC119967936 — protein sequence MSKLAKDSVMLTVDAHLKNKKEDVLLHTRLDQMYHGHRIVLSTLQQESTTVSEDLQNLLTQKTILRKFKLDDLIKQIKAFNKGDKAKNSNDDSMTNGRAQTAPSSTVSNLQSGQRRASLLGAWAGIDGRTSPNSFVQDEIDGRFSTNQYMKNISHMSASVNSGSSGPPGFRRSKSIVSLGGRIADGGDAQCLTHKELRRMASIESIYQKEMERQKLDRLQEREKFRKFLDEKRIEKVNDFLKTLDKKVN from the coding sequence ATGAGCAAGTTGGCAAAGGACTCAGTCATGCTGACAGTGGATGCACATTTGAAAAACAAGAAAGAAGATGTGCTTTTACACACGAGGCTGGATCAAATGTACCATGGCCATCGCATTGTCCTCTCAACATTACAGCAAGAAAGTACAACTGTATCAGAGGACCTTCAGAATCTGTTAACCCAAAAAACAATACTCCGAAAATTTAAATTGGATGATTTAATTAAGCAAATAAAGGCTTTCAATAAAGGAGACAAAGCTAAGAATTCAAATGATGATTCAATGACAAACGGAAGAGCTCAAACGGCTCCTTCATCAACAGTGAGTAATTTACAATCTGGACAGCGGCGTGCGAGTTTGTTGGGTGCCTGGGCTGGAATAGATGGGAGAACCAGTCCTAATTCTTTTGTTCAAGATGAAATAGATGGAAGATTTTCTACAAATCAGTATATGAAGAATATTTCTCACATGTCCGCTTCTGTTAATAGTGGCTCTTCAGGGCCTCCTGGTTTCAGGAGGTCCAAGTCAATTGTGTCTTTGGGGGGGAGAATTGCAGATGGTGGTGATGCCCAGTGTTTAACACACAAAGAATTACGTCGTATGGCCAGCATTGAGAGCATCTAtcaaaaggaaatggaaagaCAGAAACTTGACCGTTTGCAAGAACGAGAGAAATTCAGGAAATTCTTGGATGAGAAAAGGATAGAGAAAGTAAATGATTTTCTAAAGACATTGGACAAAAAAGTGAACTAA